The following coding sequences are from one Sciurus carolinensis chromosome 11, mSciCar1.2, whole genome shotgun sequence window:
- the LOC124959819 gene encoding olfactory receptor 5B3-like, translated as MENRTEVTEFILLGLTSDPGLQLPLFLTFLLIYTITLFGNLGMILLIVLDSRLHTPMYFFLGNLSLVDFCYSSAVTPMVMAGLLPGHKVISYNACAAQMFFFALCANVENYLLSSMAYDRYAAVCKPLHYTTTMTSRVCAYLIIGCCVCGLLNASIYTGNTFTLTFCKSIVVHHFFCDIPAVLTVSCSDRHLHELVLIYVASFNIFFALLVILISYVFIFSAILKMGSAAGYRKALSTCASHLTAVSIFYGTVIFMYLQPSSSHSMDTDKVASVFYTMVIPMLNPVVYSLRNKEVKSAFSKIFLEVK; from the coding sequence ATGGAGAACAGGACAGAAGTGACAGAGTTCATCCTGCTGGGACTGACCAGTGACCCAGGTCTGCAGCTTCCCCTCTTTCTGACGTTCCTGCTCATCTACACCATCACTCTGTTTGGGAACCTGGGGATGATCCTGTTGATTGTCTTGGACTCCcgtctccacactcccatgtacttcttccttggcAACCTGTCTCTGGTGGACTTCTGCTACTCTTCTGCCGTCACTCCTATGGTCATGGCGGGGCTCCTTCCAGGACATAAGGTCATCTCCTACAATGCTTGTGCTGCTCAGATGTTCTTTTTTGCCTTATGTGCCAATGTCGAAAATTACCTGTTGTCCTCAATGGCCTATGATCGCTATGCTGCAGTGTGCAAGCCCCTGCACTACACCACCACCATGACATCCAGGGTGTGTGCATATCTCATCATAGGCTGCTGTGTCTGTGGTCTCCTGAATGCCTCCATCTACACTGGGAACACGTTCACTCTCACCTTCTGTAAGTCCATTGTGGTCCATCACTTCTTCTGTGATATTCCAGCAGTCTTGACTGTCTCCTGTTCTGATAGACATCTCCATGAGCTGGTTCTTATTTACGTAGCCAGCTTCAATATATTTTTTGCTCTCTTAGTTATCTTAATATCCTACGTGTTTATCTTCAGTGCCATCCTTAAGATGGGCTCAGCTGCAGGGTACCGGAAGGCTCtgtccacctgtgcctcccacctcactgctGTCTCCATTTTCTATGGGACAGTCATCTTCATGTACTTACAGCCCAGCTCCAGCCACTCCATGGACACTGACAAAGTTGCCTCTGTGTTCTACACCATGGtcatccccatgctgaaccctgtggtctacagcctgaggaacaaggaggtcAAGAGTGCATTCTCAAAGATTTTTTTggaggtaaaataa